Part of the Poecilia reticulata strain Guanapo unplaced genomic scaffold, Guppy_female_1.0+MT scaffold_435, whole genome shotgun sequence genome is shown below.
TCCGATCGAACTGGGTGAAGATCGCTTTGCGGGCCCCATCCCACTTCCCTGGCCCCATCAGCCGGTACTGGTAGGAGGAGACGGGTCCCCAGAGCACATGCTTGAACAGCTGGTAGTCTGTGAAGAAGAGCCAGGGAAGACCCGGCCTCACTCCAATCTCTCCAGCGATGTCGTCCATGTAGGAAACAAAGTCCACCTGCAGCGGGGTCAACTTTGACACAATGTAGCTGTGGAGGTGGCCAACAAATTGTTGTAAGATCAAACATTGAATAGACTGCGAAAAATAGGTGATCTATTATCtttaaagaagacaaaaatGGGAAGTTACTTTTTCTCAATGTCCTTAGTGTCCTTGTCAACAGCTTTGATCATGGTTTGGTTTGAGGGAAGCTTCTTAAGtccttaaaagcaaaaaaatgataaagacaTGTTAGGGTCACTCAGGCTTTTGAAGGGTTTCAACTAACAACAGGAGATGTAAAAGCCTTGCCTCTCACCTTTGAAGACACGTGCCACCCATCGGGCCTGCATTTCCGCTTGAGGCATGATGGCGCCGAGGGCATGAATGAAACCCACCACACCTAGAGTGGTATGCTCCAAGTTTGGAGGGAATACGTGCTTGTAGAGACCTACTCTGTGGCCTGACTTATAAAGAACATTGTTTGGCAAGTAGGGGAAGCCATAGTTGTACCCTGTGGCGAACACAATTGTGTCTACCTGCAATGAAGAAGACATAGATCAGTGAAAAGCATTCTGGGAGTGTAGAAAGACTCTTTAAAATACTTAGGAGGAAGATTCTGACCATTTCCACTGTGCTCCCATCGTCAAACACCACAGTGGAGCCACAAATTTCCTTTACATTCGATTTGATGACGACGGATCCTGAAAGAATCTTCAGAGGCAGATCATCATTGATCACTGGGATCTGACTGAAGAGCCTGTGGAGGCAGGAAGGAGAGAGGAACACAGGACTTAGGAGAGATCAGGAGATAATGATCGATCAAAGGGAAGATGCACATCACCATAGTGACTGACCAGTAAAGAGATACAGAAATCTAATCAACCTtgccttgaacttttccacactttttccATAAACATCAGTGTGACTGATTGGATTTTATTCGATAGACTAGGGATCTttaactccagtcctccagggtTGATGTCTTTAAGATGTTTCCcttcttcaacacacctgagtaaTGAGGTCATTAACTTTGGAGAACTTTAGTGCATACTGAGAtggtaattcagccatttgattcaggtgtgttggataagcgaaacatctaaaagttgcaggacaccggcttTTAATGAC
Proteins encoded:
- the LOC108166039 gene encoding dimethylaniline monooxygenase [N-oxide-forming] 5-like — protein: MHGKRVVVIGIGNSGGDIAVESSKFAEQVYMSTRRGAWVIRQVSDNGVPVDMMYNTRFVHILFQLLPINFFNWFGEKKLNGMYDHTTYALKPKHRLFSQIPVINDDLPLKILSGSVVIKSNVKEICGSTVVFDDGSTVEMVDTIVFATGYNYGFPYLPNNVLYKSGHRVGLYKHVFPPNLEHTTLGVVGFIHALGAIMPQAEMQARWVARVFKGLKKLPSNQTMIKAVDKDTKDIEKNYIVSKLTPLQVDFVSYMDDIAGEIGVRPGLPWLFFTDYQLFKHVLWGPVSSYQYRLMGPGKWDGARKAIFTQFDRMYQPLKSRKLEEPESSITGHLVKLSLVILSGGAVAYYFHTHHPNTIPTLLSNIRPQAAWR